Genomic segment of Salminus brasiliensis chromosome 16, fSalBra1.hap2, whole genome shotgun sequence:
AAAATAATAGGCGCAGTAataggcatattattcagtaactacagggaagtctgtacaaactggtggggcaatTCTCTGGCAATAGAAGTATGTAATAACCCTTACGGCCTGCTGGCGGttcataggctttttaaggggttaaaagccGACCTAATTTTATGTAGTCTTAATGTTTTAGTAACAAGTTCCAGTCTTTGGCTGCAACAGATCAAAATatagacaaacaaataaatactgtaTTCGTTTTAGGGACTTTTAACATGATAAGATGGGCAGCATGAGTGTTACAAACAGACAATGAAAACTGCCACTTTAGACATAGGGAcaaaccaaaaagggttctgtaaaTGATGCATCGTTACGGGTATGTAACAATGGCCAGTTGACCGAAGTGTGAAGAGAGCAATGACATGTTTTAAAAGAAGCATTTATGGCAGAGTGATAAAATACATTATGTGTTTGAAGAAGGCTTATGCAAGCTGACCTATATGTGACATCACCATAATCTAGCTAACATGGGCAGGATGGTCAATTGAACTAGAGTCAATCTGACTTAAGAGAAGCAAGCATTCTAGCTAGCTATATAACACGCCAAAAAGAAGCAAACAATGTATTCAGGTAATAAAAACAGTCTTATTCTACCTCTGTGAATGGAGAAATGCCCATATACGTGAAACCTATGGTCAAATTACAATTTCAAAACCatattttaaatcactgataaaatatgacaaaaaactcatgaaaagtgtgtactgttTGGTTCAAATATGCAGTTTCTTTTGGCTTATTTTGCCTCAACATGCACTCCTTTCCAATAGTGAAATATATACggggagctccttgtgaatctATCTGGGCTACACTGGTTGCCCTACACAaatacacctgattcaactcatcaaTTAACAACTACCAAACTTACTGAAGACTGGCCCTATAGGACATATATACAGTGGGTAAAAGTGATTTCCCTTGCTCTGATATCTTTATACCTTATTGCACCACCTCCAACAGCAGTAATGGCAACCAGCATTTCCTATCATTTTAAATCAGCCCTTCACCTTGTTGTGTATAAATCTTAATTTGTTGTGGGTGAATCTGGCTGCAAGTCATAATCATCGTCTTGCTGCATGGCCCGATTACAGTCTACTTAAGAATTCTCTAATACAGAActtaattcagtttctttaataataaaaataaaaatagcatGTTGTTTAAGTCCTGAAGCAGTCCCATGCTATTTGCTTTACGTTAGATATAACATAGATAtggacatttatttaattatatgttTTTAGTCCTTGTTATGAGAACATAAAAGGTATAGAAGTCCATTTTAAGTGTAATTCTGATCTTAAATAATAACCCATGATTAGTTTTCCCACTAAGCTTTATTGCATATCCAGGAGGTCCAACCACACCTTTCCTTCTTAGAAGCATTCGAAATATTTTTTACCCACTGATTAATTCCTTCTTTCAGCCATTGTTTCTAATTAGAGAAATAAATGATGAAGAATTGACACATGCACAAGGTGCTTAATAGTgcatataaacatttattacattGTGAATGTAAGCGGTTACAAAAAAGCTGTTCTTATACAGGTAAATCTATATTGTCACGTCAGAAAGTCGGCTAAATGCAAGAGGTACAATCAGTTTGGACTGCTCAGAAATAGGCACTGTATATATTCTTTCTgcttacacacatttacacacattatcAGTTGGAGGCTGGATTAATTCTGCACGCTCACCTCAGATCTGGACACGCTTAAGCGTTTCTTTTTTGCAAGGACATGTAGGGATAAGAAGAAAATGTGAGAAAATGGGAATTCAGTGGAGACATACTTATTGTGTGGATAATCTGTAGATGGAAAATACAGAAGCCTGCCTGTGGAACTACAGGCACTTTCTACAGTGCCACTATTACACCAATGCATTTTGTAACAATGACTTACAGCTTAATTTTCCAGATGTGCTGTGCTGTGGCTCATTAACTTTTCAATCAGCAGAGTTTCTTTTTCCAGTTTTCTGCTGTTATTTATGATACGTCACATTTGAATGCAATGATACATGCATGCTACATGTTGAAGTAAAACATACTACACACGACTTTTGACATTCTACACACTGAAAATACATTGAAAACTCAATCTTGTATCTCCTAATTAGTCATTCCACAACAGAAAGCTTTTAATGCAAGTTAATGCTACaatattttgtttcatttgatTGTAGATCATTTTCATTGgttgatttattattaaatgactaTGCAATGTTGGAGTTTGTTATTTTTctagaaaaaaaactttaaaagtaTAACCTTAAAACAGTAAAGTGTCAGTCATAAAATGAATTCAAACATACGTACATAGAAATCACAAGTTCGCCATGTCATATATAGCCAAAAAGCACAATAGAAAAAGGCCTGCCCTCTTCTTTCACTCACTTTGAAAGTGCCTGTAGTTCCAGAAACTGCTTACTCTGCATTGAGAATCTACGTCTTTGCATATTTTTTGCATATTAGACAGTAATAGGACTTCCTTCAATACCAAATGAAAACTAAAATGCTTCAGCGAAGTTGGCTTAAGTGCATCCAGACCTGTAAAAGAactaacaaacacaaacagagagaaagaatctGGACCAGACACTGGGCAGCGAGCCCACGCACCTATCCCTTTATCCCTTCCAGACTTAAAGGAAGATGTAGCTTTAGTGCGATTTAAGTTTTGTGCATGAACAAAGTTAGAAAACACAGGAAACACAAAAATACCACATAAAAAAACCCACAGAAAAAGTTTcaaacacaaatacaacagAAAATCAGTGACCAGTAACTCTAAAGAGTGCTACATGGGGTAAATGTTTCTAATCATAATTCAATTAACAGACCAAGACTTTTACCCTTAGAAGTCACAGTTACCACCAGTGATTAAAGTTTGGTGTTATTTAAATTTCTCACTCATCACTCATCGAAGAAAAGGAGAAATCCTGATGATGTCCTGATTAAAGGCCCATCCAGGCATACTTTAATGGATTTAGTATTTGTGATTTTAAGTGCAATCAGTTCTGTTCCTTGTTTTTTTACCTGTTTGGGCACCACTAACAGATATTATTACAGCCGTAATAGAGTGAGAAGTGCTCTcaaaaagtaacaaaacagttgagagtctgcagtgtggaacaaTTTTATACAGTGGAACATTGAAGCCTAACTAACCTCTCTGTGGTTCTAGGGCTTGGACTGTATTTGAGCTTTTTTTCCCAGACtattttctgctgctttttttcTCTTAACTATAAAAATACACTCCCCACCATGTTATTACTCTAActacaaaaaaaggaaaggttGGGGCTGAAGTTCATAAAGTAGATCCTAAGCTAGAGGACTGATTTCAGATCAgatttcttctttgtcatagTAACAGATTTACTTCAGTGAGGGCAAAGAGGTGACTTAAATCAGAATATTCATTGAATGATAATTTACTGCTATGTATTTAACTACGTAATTACATTTGAGTAGTAAATCACTTCTAAGGGTTAAGCACAAGCCACAATTCCAGAACAACCAACTATTCCATAACAGCTCAAACTCCTATTTCCAAAgtttgcattttttattttacatttttaataattaaggTAACATTTTTACACCTTAACAAACACGCAAACATTTCCTAAGGGTTTAATTAATAGTTTGTAACATACTTAGAAGTTTGCCCAATGAGGAACCCATAAAATAAGAGGTAGTCTGCTTGTGGTGCTCTCCATATTGTCTAGGATTTTTAATACCATAACAGCCCATCTACAGCTGAGAAAGAAggatctaaataaataaagctggtGAACAAGTGAATGGGAACATTTTAggagaaataaacaaaagatCTGGGAATTATGCCAGACTTGGGGACCTTTACACAGAATCATACTTTTTCATGTAATTCCTTTCTCATCTGTAGCCCTATTTAAGCAAAACACCACAGAAATACAGTCCCACCCAAATTACATTTACCCCTCTATAAGTTCACGTCATATGAATTCAGCTCACAAACTAAAGCAGTGACACCCCTAATGCTTCTTCAGTTCATTGATCTGTCAATTCTACCTTTGCTTTACTCGCTAAAGTCACATTAGCAGTCTTAACGTCTTTGCTCTAATGGACATTCAACATGGTTTATGACTGCAACACTATAATGAACTTACCAACCATTAAAACTACTGGACCGTACAAATCAATATACCACTGTAACAGATTCTAGATTAACAGAACTGTGGTGTAATGCATTTTCGGGGGCAATTGAAATTCCAATGGTGTCCTCAGCCTTTTGCAGGACAACATTTAATTCCATCTTCCAGCAGTTTTGGAGCAGTTTCAACTTAAACAATGAGACATCCATTAAACAGTAAGCTTGTGTAGCCTTAGGCCAGTTATCCAGTTTTGTTTTCAAGCATAGTACAGACATCTAAGAGTAAACACTGTCTAACCCACCACCACCTAAAACATTACAGTTTCAACCTGTTTTTTAACGAATTTGGTATGATTTGAAACACATGAATTATCGGCTACGTTTGAAAATCAAATTCAACAGCATTCAGATCTGTAGAGCATTTTGCAAACCCACAGACTGCATCAAGTCAAACGCGAGCGTCTCACATTTCACTGGCTGGACGTTCTCACACCTTGGACAGCAGACCGGACTCAGGAGCACTGGCCTTGATGATGTTCTGGACCTCTTTGAACTTGGGATGCTCTTTGTCGGCTACAAGCTGCAGCAGGACAGCCTCGCTGGTGGTGATAATGATTCCAGTTCGTGCAAGGCGCTGAAAGACAGAACATTTATTAGAAAAATCAGCAAAGGACTAAATGAGGGGTGCTGTACTGTTTAGGGGTTCCTACCATTGTTTTTTATGCTTCAACTAATCCGAGCCCAGGTAGCCCTGGTAAGAATTATCTTTGTGTTAAAAAGATACAATGTGCAGAGCGGTGGGTGCAATAGGACTACACTCAAAGAAGGCAATGGTTCTGTGTAAAAATCAAAGCACAAAAACTGCATGGATATTTAAAGCAACCTTATGTAGCATTATTagccttttttgtgtgtattgtattatttttgtgtGGTTAGAGGGTCTCTTTGGATTGCTAGCTCCAAAAAAGTGTTCCAATATTGTTAAGGTTCAAGAAAACctatttaagtgttttaaagcgatagtttgggCATAAAATAAAGTTTACAAACGTTTTATCATAACCACAGTCCTGAGGTCTGAATTTTGTCTGTACCATTTTAGACTACTGTATAGCATACAGAgccaaaacacaacaacacagccTGTCTGAGGTGGCTAAATTCCAATCAGTTTGAGGTAAGCGTGGTGATCTGTGTAGTCTGCATGATTCTAAGTAGTGGGATACCTGCTTACATTActtgttggctacattagcctccaAAGTTCAGTATAAAACAAAGTAAGCAAACTTCAGGCAACTCAGTCTTGACTAGACAACATTTGGGTTAAGTAGAAAACTGTAAATTTGACTTTTGGCCACTCCACCACTTTAAACAACGTTATGACAATGTTAAGTGTGGGTGTTTTCAGTCTAAATAAGGCCCCAAACCCCAGCATTCTGCGAGACAGAATTTGTCAACCAAAGGGGAGAGACTAAAATCGATACTGACGCAAATGCTAATGTCCCAATCCCAAGCACAAACACTTTGTCAGATGGGGACACAAGCAATGAGGCTTGAAATGAATGTATTTTCCAATAATGCAGTATTGGTGACCACAATGCAATTATCTATCTTTTCTTAGACAGTAATGCCCATATAGATTTTGTTCAGAGAAACAGGCTAAACATTACAATTATCTGTCCTAACTGTTACCACTGGAAAGTTCAATATACGCAAACCAGTCCATTCAGACTTAGAGAAAACAATCAAACTATTTGCTAAAATGGCTTAGACGTGTCAATAACAATCACTGTGTACTACAACCACAATAAAAGAGTCGTACAACGTAAGAGAGGGCAAAAAACAAGCTACAAACTCAAAGTCTGAGATTTGTTTCTTACCCCTAATGTttagactgcagtgttcagACTTTAACTTACTTACAAATGACCAAATTGGCTTGTCTGGCCACAATGTGTTCGCATTTGCTCAAAAAGTAAAAGCACTaatttacaattacatttaaggcagttagcagaagctcttttcaagagcgacctacaaaagtgcttcactgtttattgGAGATTACAAAACTcttagaagaggagggtcttcagtctgctttAGAAGACAGCGAGAGACTCTGACAACCGGGGGatgtttgttccaccacttcggtgccggGACAGAAAAAGGCCTGGATGCTTGTTTTCTTAATGGATGTTGGGTCAagtcgagccgtacttgaagctcaaagggctcgtGGTACAAATCGGCTTTTGACtattgccaggcgtgggctagaggggtataaagccccctagcattgagctgctgaagagtggaactgtgttctcttaaatgatagtgcttcatccagtacttttgggataaaggtggggtggtgagcatccaacatcctgatctcactaacccAATCAAATTttcactctttttaatgcccttgattttggaagatacattgaatgaacaggtgtcccaatatttctactccactggtaaaaaaaaaaaaactgttaaatGCTTCAACTCTGCATGTTTAAGCTAAAATATATGAACGTGTAGCACTGACTTTGTTAATGGTTATGGTTCTTGACATTATAAAGTGTGTcaacagaaaaagaagaaatacaCACGACACATGATATGAAATCTAATCCGAATGGTAGAGGCGCTCACAAATGccaactgaagacccatctcttccaagagtacttgggagAAGTGTAGTGTCAATTATTATGGTTTCCACCCTAACTTTTGTGTTgggtagtatctaagcttagaggtattaCTAGCTACAGGTATTTTCttagtaaacagtgaagcacttttgtaagtcactctggataagagcgtctgataaatgCCTTAAACGTAAACATAATCTGACTGGTCAAACTGAATTGTGTGTCTACAAATCTACctaatataaaatacaattgTGGAAGGAATCTGTTCAGAATAAGTGGGATTTTGTGTGGCTTTGCCGTCCAGACTGTAGATAAACTGCTCTGCTTAAATCCGTAATCACATCAGTGTTGAACTGCCTGTAGGAACGAAGTCTAACCAGGCTGTTCAGCATATTTTCTAAAATCAGTATCTAAATTTTACTGAAGACTTGAAGACTAGCTAACATGTGAACTGCAGCATCTGCAGAAACATTCGAGAAGCATGGAGTTGTGGGATAGGCATGCGTGACTGGTAATGGAACTAAAGCATTCACTTTTGCTGTAAATGGTTCCAGCAGGACGAATGATcagaaatatgaaaaacaaaCGTCTGCACAGAATCAGAATTCAGCATTCCTTCATGCAGCAACAAACCGCTCAGTGCTGTGACCCACATGTTTTTTTAGCCTGAAACTAAGAATTTCTAGTCTAGTGATGACAAACTTGATTTGCTCCTGCTTATGCTGAAGAAAGGATCAGAGAAAAAagccccccctctcccccctaCACAAATTACAAACAACTGCAAATCAGGCCCAGGAGAGCATACAGAGCAAAATTACCCAGCAAACACTTCTATTTGAGCACAACAGACTACATGATGTCATTATATGTTAAAGAATAAACACAAGAGTGTGTacagaagacaaaaaataaataaataaataaataattacatacattaataatacattattaattaattagttaattcatgaattaattaaaagaaaaatttACATAAAATCATTAATATGGGATATAAAAgcataaataatcaaataagtgttacatgtatttatgcatgtatgtatgtttttagatttatgtttatatttatacacttctttctttctttattaacagatttattaatttctgcatttcatcctcCTGTATGCTAATGAGGTAGACAAACTCGACACACTACTGCTTAACCTTAGAGAAGGACGGGTGTTGATTACTCTTAATTTTAAACCATGTGACACCCAACGGGAAAAGCAGTGCTACCCGTCTAGCGCCTGCTGTGTtgatattgacttttttcattttatttgtgacctatattcacttatttgttgtttttttggttgtttcCGTGACTcccatttatttaataaataatttatttgcagtttgttcttttttttcccaatgTGACCATTTTTGTCCTCCATAAATATCCAGGTTGCATCCATGTATAGATGTTTGTTACCTCTAGTGCAAACATTCTGTCCATCATGCTTCTGGAGGATGTTGCATCAGCTACGATGTGCACCTCAAAACCTCTCCCAATCAGGTCCAGAGCCGTCTGCTGTATACACACGTGAGTCTATGCAAACAGGAGCAGAGTTACATTAGTGTTATGTGTTTGTGGTTTTTACTATTGCCATTTAAACTGCTGTAAAAAGAAAACGTATacacattataaataaaaaaaaactgcaacaCAACAATATGCAGTTTctgccactagatggcagtgtccCCCACAGTATCCAACACTACTGCCTCCACTCCTACAGTCTCCTACAGGAACGACAATGACAGAGGAAAGGCAGGATGGTCACTGACCTCAACGCCGAACAAGACAATGCTACGGACTCCTTGAATCTCAGCCAGGGAGGCCTCCACATCCGGCAGCACCATGGAAAACTTGGTTTTAGGAAAGACCATCTTGGCTCCTGTCAGGTCCATCTCCTGCACTGTGCTGCCCAAGCCTTTGGGGTACTGCTCCGACACGATGACAGGGATGCCCAGAATACGAGCTCCCTGAAGCTACATTACACAAGGAAAAACAGCCTTTAACAATATCCTTAACAGGTAACTTTTAGGGCTTTTGTGCTGTAGATGACGTAGTTTAGGAGCTTTCAGTCAACATAATGGGACCTCAATTTGTTCTACTTAAGAGTTGGGATGTAGAACATGTTCTTTGTTAATTGTATTTGCGTTAATGACCCCTGCAACATTGATCTCGTAGAAGGCTGCAAAATGCAAACGAGACCTTTAAGATATTCACTGAGGCTGTAAATTTCTCTGTGATGCACCATATCACATCAAACTATCCTGAAAGGCTGAAGTTCTCTTTATTTACTGAGGATACAATTTGCCTGGCAATGTATTAAAATCTACCCCTCCTTCATCTATAATGCAACTAGGTTTAAGACTGCCCTGGATTACTTTGACCTACATAATTTACTTTAAAAGATGCaacaaaatgtgtttgttccatatttattatttgataAATAATAAGAATTTAACTTTATTGCGAAAAATGCTCAGACATGGTTTTACAAGCtagtttacaaccctgttatttagcctcagaatgaaatacgttgattttccttttacagtAGGCAtgtgaaaaaagagagagtaagtgaaATTATGCAGTAGATTCTTAGTCTAAaggtctgtttacacctgccgtTAACATGCATTTTCGGCGATTGGATCACATTCGGATTATgctgcatgaaaagccaggtgtaaggaggtggtcagagacagcTCTCATCCATATTGGTTTAAATCATCATTTGAATTTTCTTACAGAGCTGTTACAGGAATGAGAGAACCATGTATTGTTCCACCGGGTTGTACAGCTCTCAACAGCACAACAATTTTGATGAGAAATTAAGTTACATGGAAATGATGTCTGCAGGAAGTAAAATCAGAtgtcatctggtcacactggaaACTATTTTAATGATAAGTGTGAAAAGAATCAAAGCAGATTTagatactatccagatacaaagtgcatgttaatgccagatgtAAGCAGGGTCTCTAGAACTGAGCATTTCACACGAGACCAATCGTAATGACTGATTAGAACTATTCAATTTAGCAGACATTTTAACTTTGCTGACTTCATTGTTAACCTTATTGCACCAAATCTGAAGAAACTGTGAAGAAAAGTATTTTCATGTTGTCTAGGGATGTTTTAACGCTGACCTTATAATCATCTTGATAGACAAAAGCTAGGACGATGAATATATCAACAATACTGCTCTTGTAGCagctgctaacacacacactcatatgtAGGAATGCCCCATAGGGATGTTTTTTTACCACCTAATTTTAAAAGGAAatgtcttcttaaaacccacttacgCAGTTTTCCCAAACATTCTGACTCTCACCAGCGTTTTCACATTTAGTACTCGTTCAATTTACGATGATCCATCATTTTaaggaagatattggtgaagAGCCCCAGTGTATTTTCAAGACAACAATAAAGTCCTGTCATACTGCCCACCCCTACCGTCCAGAGTACTGTGGCTGTTAATGAATTCAATAGCTGTCAGCTCACACAGGGCATGCCAGTCAGCAGTGTCTCATTAATATTCACAAGCTGAAAACTACACATATCAGTGCAATCAATACTCAGGTGAACAATAAACAAGAAAGGCAATATGACATTACGTACACACTCCTGTTCAGAATGCAACAGCGCCCTGCTTTCTGTACAACTAGTGCCACCGAACAGCCCCCCTTTAACGGCTGGGTCGACCTCAATCTAT
This window contains:
- the isoc1 gene encoding isochorismatase domain-containing protein 1; amino-acid sequence: MAEAHAHGGGSPVPVLLSFSVFSRPSAVPAGSGYEVLIQKFLAIYGAQIDMHRKFLMQVFSEEWGQYIDLPKGFTIAEKCKLRLVPLQTDITTLGNISPATTAFFCCDMQERFRPAIKYFGDIISVGQRLLQGARILGIPVIVSEQYPKGLGSTVQEMDLTGAKMVFPKTKFSMVLPDVEASLAEIQGVRSIVLFGVETHVCIQQTALDLIGRGFEVHIVADATSSRSMMDRMFALERLARTGIIITTSEAVLLQLVADKEHPKFKEVQNIIKASAPESGLLSKV